One genomic window of Psychrobacter cibarius includes the following:
- a CDS encoding protein phosphatase 2C domain-containing protein, translating into MEKNEVQIQIQTQVQRWLSRKTTTGSVRQVTGLPIALASDVGVVRSENQDRLVLLRAQVTNEKSFLVGVLCDGMGGMVNGKECAELAISFFISSCIVHRQMKLKDRLLNAVNSANNAIYEKYHGDGGTTLSAFILDSDKQIEVVNVGDSRIYLKTDMGFEQITTDDTVAGQLKNNFHTPEVSGLLQYIGIGPSLEPHFIELPHIDKISKLLMTSDGSHYIVQETLRRIMIPKLPASELAERLISVAKWCGGHDNASALLLTDLPSLFLKTENIYKGTIDIWDSFGEMQLFGIETASSKKTQIISDVSVDPKADINASVVSNTSARSKDEETSKNSDSLDNKIKPRKMRQKKELTKEPEQPNLRIDFE; encoded by the coding sequence ATGGAAAAAAACGAAGTACAAATACAAATACAGACGCAAGTACAAAGATGGTTGTCTCGCAAGACAACTACAGGTTCTGTTAGACAAGTGACAGGATTACCTATTGCCTTAGCATCAGATGTGGGAGTAGTACGGTCTGAGAATCAAGACCGACTAGTGTTATTGCGTGCCCAAGTAACCAATGAGAAATCATTTTTAGTTGGAGTCTTATGCGATGGTATGGGGGGAATGGTTAATGGTAAAGAGTGTGCTGAACTTGCAATATCTTTCTTTATTTCTAGTTGTATAGTACATAGACAGATGAAGTTAAAAGATAGGCTATTGAATGCCGTTAATTCTGCTAACAATGCAATATATGAGAAATACCATGGAGATGGTGGTACAACGCTTTCTGCATTCATACTGGATAGCGATAAACAAATAGAAGTTGTAAATGTTGGTGATAGTAGAATTTATTTAAAAACTGACATGGGTTTTGAGCAAATTACAACTGATGATACTGTTGCAGGGCAGCTTAAAAATAACTTTCATACCCCTGAAGTAAGTGGCCTTCTTCAATATATTGGGATTGGACCGAGCTTAGAGCCTCATTTTATTGAGCTACCCCATATAGATAAAATTTCAAAACTATTAATGACAAGTGATGGTTCGCACTACATAGTACAGGAAACTCTTAGGCGTATCATGATTCCCAAATTACCTGCATCAGAGCTTGCTGAAAGACTTATAAGTGTAGCTAAATGGTGTGGCGGTCATGATAACGCAAGTGCTTTACTCCTAACAGATTTGCCTTCTCTATTCCTTAAAACTGAAAATATTTATAAAGGAACGATAGATATTTGGGACTCATTTGGAGAAATGCAATTGTTTGGAATAGAGACAGCGTCATCCAAAAAAACTCAAATAATTTCCGATGTTAGTGTAGATCCGAAAGCGGATATAAACGCAAGTGTTGTGTCTAATACTAGTGCGCGCTCAAAAGATGAAGAAACTTCTAAGAATAGTGACAGTCTCGATAATAAAATCAAGCCAAGAAAAATGAGACAGAAAAAAGAACTTACAAAAGAACCAGAACAGCCCAACTTGAGGATTGATTTTGAATAA
- a CDS encoding MFS transporter — MNSVEKRAILGVGGIFALRMIGLFMIVPVFSVYGDNYAHATPFLIGLAVGIYGLGQAIFQIPMSLAADKFPRKPIIFLGLILFAIGGIIAANATDIYEVIIGRALAGSGAVSAVLMALLADVTREEMRTKAMATMGLTIATSIMLAFAFGPLLVGSMGISGLFWLTSGFAVLAMLLLLFVPTPLRVLKHNLDNKSIGQQLATVLKIGDLNRLHIGIFALHLTMTAIFVILPHQLNEVMGLSVRQQGLVYLPLLFIGFAVAIPFIIIAEKKRKMRQVFLGAIALMTAALAILAIGSQVGIGIILGLLLYFMGFNLLEATIPSWISKRAPVANKATAMGLNSSSQFFGAFVGGAMGGLLLSQPNFLAWGILAVIMGVALLIIIPIAQPPYLSSTTVTIPKDINIQDWSRQMLAVDGVDELVVMAKEQVAYLKLDKTQLTDDSRLQLSSLAQSPLDI; from the coding sequence ATGAATAGCGTAGAAAAACGGGCAATCCTCGGGGTCGGTGGTATATTTGCTTTGCGGATGATTGGTCTGTTTATGATTGTGCCTGTGTTTTCTGTATATGGTGACAATTATGCGCACGCGACGCCGTTTTTGATTGGCTTAGCCGTTGGTATTTATGGCTTAGGGCAGGCGATATTTCAGATACCCATGAGTTTGGCTGCGGATAAATTCCCGCGTAAGCCGATTATCTTTTTAGGACTGATCTTATTTGCCATAGGCGGTATCATTGCGGCAAATGCGACTGATATTTACGAGGTTATCATTGGTCGGGCGCTGGCAGGTAGTGGTGCGGTCTCTGCAGTATTGATGGCATTATTGGCTGATGTAACGCGCGAAGAGATGCGTACCAAAGCGATGGCAACGATGGGCTTGACCATTGCGACTTCTATCATGCTCGCTTTTGCCTTTGGTCCGTTATTGGTTGGCTCGATGGGTATCTCTGGTTTATTTTGGTTGACCTCAGGCTTTGCCGTATTGGCGATGCTGTTATTGTTGTTCGTGCCGACACCGCTACGAGTGCTTAAACACAATTTAGACAATAAATCGATTGGTCAACAATTAGCAACCGTCCTCAAAATCGGCGATTTAAACCGCCTACATATCGGTATCTTTGCTCTGCATCTGACCATGACGGCGATATTTGTGATATTGCCGCATCAGCTTAATGAAGTGATGGGTTTATCGGTACGTCAGCAAGGCTTGGTTTATTTGCCGCTGTTATTCATTGGTTTTGCCGTCGCCATTCCTTTTATTATCATCGCTGAAAAGAAACGCAAAATGCGCCAAGTATTCTTAGGTGCGATTGCGCTAATGACCGCTGCTTTAGCGATATTGGCTATTGGCAGTCAGGTTGGCATTGGTATTATATTAGGTCTGTTATTGTACTTTATGGGCTTTAACTTACTTGAGGCAACGATTCCCTCATGGATATCTAAGCGCGCCCCAGTCGCCAATAAAGCCACTGCTATGGGGCTTAACTCATCCAGCCAGTTCTTTGGTGCGTTTGTCGGTGGTGCGATGGGTGGTTTGTTATTAAGTCAGCCGAATTTTCTGGCGTGGGGTATTTTAGCCGTCATTATGGGCGTGGCACTACTCATTATCATTCCGATTGCTCAGCCGCCTTATCTATCGAGTACTACTGTGACCATCCCTAAAGATATTAATATCCAAGACTGGTCACGCCAAATGCTGGCGGTAGACGGCGTGGATGAGCTGGTCGTGATGGCGAAAGAGCAAGTCGCCTATCTCAAGCTAGACAAGACACAACTGACAGATGACTCGCGGCTGCAGCTATCGAGTTTGGCACAGAGTCCACTAGATATTTAA
- a CDS encoding DUF3833 domain-containing protein, protein MSKFTMLSHGVAPRVMAKLAIGAGLSATLLLSGCATQNIQAYQNSTPTLDMHEFFSGQIDGWGMFQGRNGEVKKRFYVDIDATHEGDNVIVLDEKFAWADGSKSQRIWRLTKQEDGSWKGTAGDVIGEATGKVVGNTLHWNYLLELPVEDKTYKVNFDDWMYLVDKDVMLNRSVMKKFGVELGSVTLSMHRNNESNGSK, encoded by the coding sequence ATGAGTAAGTTTACGATGTTGTCGCACGGTGTTGCGCCTCGAGTAATGGCCAAGCTGGCAATAGGTGCTGGTCTATCAGCCACGTTACTACTCTCAGGTTGCGCCACACAAAATATCCAAGCCTATCAGAACAGCACGCCGACGCTCGATATGCATGAATTCTTCTCGGGTCAAATCGATGGTTGGGGCATGTTTCAAGGTCGCAATGGCGAGGTCAAAAAACGCTTTTACGTCGATATTGATGCCACTCACGAAGGCGATAACGTCATCGTTTTAGATGAGAAGTTCGCATGGGCGGATGGGTCAAAATCACAGCGTATCTGGCGATTGACCAAACAAGAGGATGGTAGCTGGAAAGGCACAGCAGGCGATGTCATTGGCGAGGCAACAGGGAAAGTGGTTGGCAATACCTTGCATTGGAATTACTTGTTAGAGCTACCCGTTGAGGATAAAACCTACAAAGTGAATTTTGATGACTGGATGTATCTGGTCGATAAAGACGTCATGCTCAATCGCTCAGTGATGAAAAAATTTGGCGTAGAGCTGGGTAGCGTCACCTTGAGTATGCATCGCAATAACGAGAGCAATGGTTCTAAATAA
- a CDS encoding site-specific integrase — MAQIKNLIFSNGERYPMLMDSDGTPDYWVTLYVTEKLRPSQTQSAIINTLGHLIHLKLWEEINNRNLIEEFVESKFLSNEDVYSIRDHCMLDSRSLRSWLKRSKSNVVRFPSASTASFKPIQSVSSNHASNRMTHIAFYLDFIVRVLLKNKLINETVSASITSMNKSLLANKPKGNKGKGLAVDPNLKSAPPEAFDRILEIVKEDSSDNPFKGTDVKLRNAIIFEVMNQTGMRAGEILALQIDDIDFHKNTISVVRRHDAVEDPRKRQPVAKTRERSIPVSATLIGRLKSYIMENRAATDNAKAHPYIFVTHKRGNYFGKPISNSTFVNRIIKPAIAVSPELLEEVTRHGFRHNFNYNLSKRIDARNQAAKTNPEISPVTEKMEIQIRKQLNGWSSDNTAEGYNLRYIREEADRVMREDIEHWSQFIKKDL, encoded by the coding sequence ATGGCTCAGATTAAGAACTTAATATTTAGTAATGGGGAAAGATATCCAATGCTAATGGATTCAGATGGTACTCCTGACTATTGGGTTACATTATATGTGACAGAGAAGCTAAGACCTTCTCAAACACAATCCGCAATTATCAATACTCTTGGGCATTTGATACACCTTAAACTATGGGAAGAGATAAACAATAGAAACCTTATAGAAGAATTTGTAGAGTCTAAGTTCTTAAGTAATGAGGATGTCTACTCTATTCGTGATCACTGTATGCTGGATAGTAGAAGCTTGAGGAGTTGGTTAAAAAGATCAAAGAGTAATGTAGTAAGGTTTCCGTCAGCATCAACTGCGAGCTTTAAGCCTATTCAAAGTGTCTCTAGTAATCATGCATCAAATAGAATGACTCATATAGCTTTTTACTTAGACTTTATAGTTAGAGTCTTACTAAAGAACAAACTAATAAATGAGACTGTGTCTGCTTCAATTACTAGCATGAATAAGTCGTTATTAGCTAACAAGCCCAAAGGCAATAAGGGAAAGGGTTTAGCTGTTGACCCTAATTTAAAGTCTGCACCACCTGAAGCTTTCGATCGAATACTGGAGATTGTAAAAGAAGATTCATCTGATAATCCTTTCAAAGGTACAGATGTTAAATTACGCAATGCAATTATATTTGAAGTCATGAATCAGACAGGTATGAGAGCTGGTGAGATCCTAGCGTTGCAAATTGATGACATAGATTTCCATAAAAATACTATTTCAGTTGTGAGGCGACATGATGCGGTTGAAGACCCCCGAAAAAGGCAGCCAGTGGCTAAAACTAGAGAACGTAGCATACCTGTTAGTGCAACCCTCATTGGACGATTAAAAAGCTATATTATGGAAAATCGTGCAGCTACCGATAATGCTAAGGCGCATCCTTATATTTTTGTCACTCATAAGCGTGGTAACTATTTCGGTAAGCCAATATCCAATAGTACGTTTGTTAACCGTATTATTAAGCCTGCAATAGCAGTTAGCCCAGAGTTACTTGAAGAAGTAACAAGGCATGGTTTTCGCCATAATTTTAATTACAACCTCTCAAAGCGCATAGATGCTAGAAATCAAGCAGCAAAGACCAATCCAGAGATATCTCCAGTTACAGAGAAAATGGAAATACAAATTAGGAAGCAACTTAATGGATGGAGTTCTGATAATACTGCTGAGGGATATAATTTAAGATATATAAGAGAAGAAGCCGATCGCGTTATGCGCGAAGATATAGAACACTGGTCTCAATTCATTAAGAAGGATTTATAG
- the ssb gene encoding single-stranded DNA-binding protein gives MRGVNKVIIIGNLGADPEARQFNNGGSVTNISVATSEQWTDKQSGEKREATEWHRISLFNRLGEIAAQYLRKGSKVYIEGSLRTRKYQDPNGQDRYITEIRAEQMQMLDGATGGQSDNSFGGQNQGQGGGYGNQGGQSNQNNFGQQANNQPAQQGGYNQSAAQGGQNSFNNQSAPAQQNQFNQPAQKPAQSKPTAMPDGPVDDDIPF, from the coding sequence ATGCGCGGAGTTAATAAAGTTATCATCATCGGTAACCTTGGAGCAGACCCTGAGGCACGTCAATTTAATAACGGCGGTAGTGTGACCAATATCTCGGTTGCAACGTCAGAGCAGTGGACCGACAAGCAAAGTGGCGAAAAAAGAGAAGCGACGGAATGGCATCGTATTTCTCTATTTAATCGTTTGGGTGAAATTGCCGCGCAGTATTTGCGTAAAGGCAGTAAAGTTTATATCGAAGGCAGTTTGCGTACCCGTAAATATCAAGATCCCAATGGTCAAGACCGTTATATTACTGAGATTCGTGCTGAGCAAATGCAAATGCTAGATGGTGCGACTGGTGGTCAAAGTGATAATAGCTTTGGCGGTCAAAATCAGGGTCAAGGTGGTGGCTATGGCAATCAAGGTGGTCAAAGCAATCAAAACAACTTTGGTCAGCAAGCAAACAATCAGCCAGCACAGCAAGGCGGTTACAACCAGTCAGCTGCTCAAGGTGGTCAAAACAGCTTTAACAATCAAAGCGCACCTGCTCAGCAGAACCAGTTTAATCAACCTGCGCAAAAGCCTGCACAGTCAAAGCCGACAGCAATGCCAGACGGTCCTGTCGATGATGATATTCCTTTTTGA
- a CDS encoding site-specific integrase: MQSLLKNNNSVEVCAELEKARIKIPAQHVSKSGYPFQFNSDEWRLDGSTVIYFERLSRMPNKLKDSFKRALCRYAEELSAMHTFNMFNRFNAFMKANSDENITVDALSNYRASFNSDNEYKLGALKGFLLAWYEWRFEGIGKEVASYLDELILRGNPKGNAVKGACPYSGPLTHNELGALIDWASNAFNTKSLNLKEYAFFMTLALTGRRAVQIRSLRSIDLILREGDNGNDYVINCPRAKQRGTGFRGQFTPLPVNDDLYLILSNQRDESIKRIESILGVVLPSKIQDQIPIFLEEERLNEIVDQKDLIRQFTETPDFLHMTRNTAFYLLRKVSIKNTAYSERTGDFINFTAYRFRYTKGTNLTRRGITGVALAAALDHTDTQSIGAYVENTEETAKQIDEVMAPILAPLAQAFAGKLIASERDAIRANDPNSRVKNGVSQNIGNCGTHAFCASGYRACYTCVNFQPWLEAPHTNVLTEVLEERKKQENLGISQNVIQSTDKLLLAVQQVVLMCEAIKSEEKVVNV, translated from the coding sequence GTGCAAAGTTTACTGAAAAATAATAATAGTGTAGAAGTTTGTGCTGAGCTTGAAAAAGCAAGAATCAAGATACCCGCTCAACATGTTAGTAAAAGTGGATATCCTTTTCAATTTAATAGTGATGAGTGGCGTTTAGATGGCTCCACTGTTATCTACTTCGAACGTTTGTCACGTATGCCTAATAAGCTAAAAGATAGCTTTAAGAGAGCTTTGTGTCGATATGCAGAAGAGCTTTCAGCAATGCATACCTTCAATATGTTTAATCGTTTTAATGCTTTCATGAAAGCTAATAGTGATGAAAATATAACAGTAGACGCTTTATCTAACTACAGAGCTTCGTTTAACTCAGATAATGAATACAAATTAGGGGCTTTAAAAGGGTTTTTGCTAGCTTGGTATGAATGGCGCTTTGAAGGCATTGGCAAAGAAGTCGCAAGTTACTTGGACGAATTAATACTTAGAGGAAACCCTAAAGGCAATGCTGTCAAAGGTGCATGTCCATATTCGGGGCCGTTGACTCATAATGAGCTAGGGGCCTTAATTGATTGGGCGTCAAATGCATTCAATACGAAATCTCTGAATCTTAAAGAGTATGCTTTTTTTATGACATTAGCATTAACTGGTCGTCGAGCTGTTCAAATTCGATCTCTAAGATCCATAGATCTCATTTTACGTGAAGGTGATAACGGTAATGATTATGTTATTAACTGTCCTAGAGCTAAGCAGCGTGGTACTGGTTTTAGAGGACAGTTTACACCTCTTCCAGTCAATGACGATTTATACCTTATCTTGAGCAATCAGCGTGACGAATCGATAAAACGGATTGAAAGTATATTGGGAGTTGTCTTACCTTCAAAAATTCAGGATCAAATCCCCATCTTTTTAGAAGAAGAAAGATTGAATGAGATAGTGGATCAGAAGGACTTAATAAGACAGTTTACTGAAACACCTGATTTTTTACACATGACAAGAAATACAGCTTTTTATTTGCTTCGAAAAGTTTCTATCAAAAATACAGCCTACTCTGAAAGAACTGGTGATTTTATTAACTTTACTGCTTATAGGTTTAGATATACTAAAGGAACTAACCTTACACGTCGAGGAATAACAGGTGTTGCTTTAGCGGCTGCATTAGATCATACGGATACACAGAGTATTGGTGCTTATGTAGAAAATACCGAAGAAACAGCTAAACAGATAGATGAAGTAATGGCTCCAATATTAGCCCCTCTAGCACAAGCGTTTGCTGGAAAACTGATCGCTTCTGAACGAGATGCTATTAGAGCGAATGATCCAAACAGTAGAGTAAAGAATGGGGTTTCGCAAAATATTGGTAATTGTGGGACACATGCATTCTGTGCATCTGGCTATAGAGCGTGCTATACCTGCGTAAATTTTCAACCTTGGTTAGAAGCTCCTCATACTAATGTTCTCACCGAAGTCCTAGAGGAAAGAAAAAAACAAGAGAATCTAGGTATTTCACAAAACGTTATTCAATCAACAGACAAGTTACTACTTGCCGTACAACAAGTCGTTCTTATGTGTGAAGCTATCAAGTCAGAGGAGAAAGTAGTAAATGTCTAA
- a CDS encoding serine/threonine-protein kinase translates to MNNSILMNGLPTRYVLDGESGSGGFSDVFYCNDTHLKRKVAIKTIRDADQARRLDDEIEALLKIRSKHVVQVFDVIRVSDIDTNMDTVGIVLEYINGEDLVESKYHLQSNTSLLKVLWQIASGISDIHDTGLIHRDIKPNNMKLDSEGILKIFDFGLSRNSGLDAVTVGFTGTQGFVAPEQYTHEEVNFTSAIDIYAFGISALYLATQDIPKPLLEMPPKAIPINSFDCPYLDPYPTLKVLFEKCLAHDPIDRPSIVEITNEISKYLLFNQHQAIVVMDGKTNLLNSSTRSAKLNYGTIGSFEIEYNGLDFLLKNVVGEVFVNNGLAKSGRNIPGACVIGLGNKQRHHLERKFVTFDISNPEVTL, encoded by the coding sequence TTGAATAATAGTATTCTGATGAATGGATTGCCAACAAGATATGTACTTGATGGAGAATCAGGAAGCGGTGGTTTTAGTGATGTATTTTACTGCAATGATACTCACCTAAAACGTAAAGTCGCAATAAAGACGATTAGAGATGCTGATCAAGCTCGGCGACTAGATGATGAGATAGAAGCGTTATTGAAGATTAGGTCAAAACACGTAGTGCAAGTATTTGATGTTATACGTGTGTCAGACATTGATACTAATATGGATACAGTTGGAATTGTTTTGGAGTACATAAACGGTGAAGATTTAGTTGAATCTAAATATCACCTTCAGTCTAATACTAGTTTACTAAAAGTGCTTTGGCAAATTGCTTCAGGAATATCTGATATTCATGATACTGGATTGATTCATAGGGATATCAAACCAAACAACATGAAACTGGATAGCGAAGGTATACTTAAAATATTTGACTTTGGATTATCAAGGAATTCAGGCTTAGATGCGGTGACTGTCGGATTTACAGGCACTCAGGGATTTGTTGCTCCTGAACAATACACGCATGAAGAGGTAAACTTTACATCTGCTATCGACATATATGCATTTGGAATTTCAGCTCTTTATTTAGCTACACAAGATATACCTAAGCCATTATTGGAAATGCCACCTAAAGCTATACCTATAAACTCTTTTGACTGCCCATACTTAGATCCCTACCCAACTTTAAAAGTACTTTTTGAAAAATGTCTAGCACATGATCCTATTGATAGACCAAGTATTGTAGAGATTACAAACGAAATTAGTAAATATTTGCTTTTTAACCAGCATCAAGCAATTGTTGTTATGGACGGAAAGACTAACTTATTAAACTCATCAACTAGAAGTGCGAAATTAAATTATGGAACAATCGGTAGTTTTGAGATTGAGTATAATGGACTGGATTTCTTATTGAAAAATGTTGTAGGTGAAGTGTTTGTCAATAATGGACTAGCAAAATCTGGTAGAAATATTCCTGGAGCATGTGTAATTGGCTTAGGAAATAAACAAAGGCATCATCTTGAAAGAAAGTTTGTTACTTTTGATATTTCAAATCCGGAGGTTACATTATGA